In the Ruminococcus sp. OA3 genome, one interval contains:
- a CDS encoding TetR/AcrR family transcriptional regulator has translation MKNVLEILKKDRNIQKLSNEEANKLTRECLQTALVYLMSEKPFEKITITELVKRSGVSRQSFYRNYHSKEETLADMCQNVMQSIAESIQESRYADDTYQWYYDLFSQIKENENTIRLLFAANMNQNGFENIVLLFHRVYQASSTEQYYQMLAYEGAVDTVIYNWFAGGMKESVEYMAGLCEQILENIWKLPKMS, from the coding sequence ATGAAAAATGTACTTGAAATTTTAAAAAAAGACAGAAATATACAAAAGCTGTCAAATGAAGAAGCAAATAAGCTCACCAGAGAATGCCTTCAGACGGCACTCGTGTATCTGATGAGTGAGAAACCATTTGAAAAGATTACAATTACAGAACTCGTAAAACGATCCGGCGTATCAAGACAGTCTTTTTATAGAAATTATCATTCAAAAGAAGAAACTCTGGCAGACATGTGCCAGAATGTGATGCAGTCAATAGCGGAATCAATTCAGGAGAGCAGATATGCTGATGACACATACCAGTGGTATTATGACCTGTTTTCACAAATTAAAGAAAATGAGAATACCATCCGACTGCTGTTCGCGGCAAATATGAATCAGAATGGATTTGAAAACATCGTCCTGCTGTTTCACAGAGTTTACCAGGCATCATCAACAGAACAGTACTATCAGATGCTCGCGTATGAAGGAGCAGTCGATACGGTAATCTATAACTGGTTTGCCGGAGGAATGAAAGAAAGTGTTGAGTACATGGCAGGGCTCTGTGAACAGATACTGGAAAACATATGGAAATTGCCCAAAATGTCATAA
- a CDS encoding response regulator transcription factor, with amino-acid sequence MRLLIVEDEEDMCETLCYGLRKCGYAVDSAGDGTEAVELCEINDYDLVVLDLNLPGLDGMKVLEHIRLMQKSFRVLILSARSDITDKIAGLDSGANDYLTKPFHFGELKARIRALLRRSFVQTEAALNRGGLCLDSIAKTVSFEGKQLELSMREFAILEYLMLNMGRPVSAEELMEHVWDSEADPFSNQIKVYISTIRRKLSSYTDGNMIRSIRGAGYIIDKEEETC; translated from the coding sequence ATGAGGCTTTTAATTGTTGAGGATGAGGAGGATATGTGCGAGACTCTGTGTTACGGTCTGCGAAAGTGCGGATATGCCGTAGATTCGGCAGGAGATGGCACAGAGGCTGTGGAACTGTGTGAAATTAATGATTATGACCTGGTGGTACTTGACCTTAACCTCCCCGGCCTTGACGGTATGAAAGTATTGGAGCACATCCGTTTGATGCAAAAGTCATTCCGCGTCCTGATCCTGTCTGCAAGATCTGATATAACGGATAAGATTGCCGGGCTGGATTCAGGAGCGAATGACTATCTCACCAAACCATTCCATTTTGGAGAGCTAAAAGCCCGCATTCGTGCGCTGCTACGACGCTCCTTTGTTCAGACGGAAGCTGCCCTTAACAGGGGCGGCCTTTGTCTGGACAGCATTGCAAAGACTGTCAGTTTTGAGGGGAAACAACTGGAGTTGTCCATGCGGGAATTTGCCATATTAGAATACCTGATGTTAAACATGGGCAGACCGGTCAGCGCGGAAGAACTGATGGAACACGTGTGGGACAGTGAAGCCGATCCTTTTTCCAACCAGATCAAAGTCTATATCAGTACCATCCGGCGTAAACTTTCATCATATACAGACGGCAATATGATCAGGAGCATCCGGGGAGCCGGTTATATCATCGATAAGGAGGAAGAAACATGCTGA
- a CDS encoding HAMP domain-containing sensor histidine kinase, translating to MLKKLSLRVRLTLLSALVTAGMAVALTVVFLVSADLIFVQQLPKDLIDVSQTDADAHNTFTVKERRASVTDEKPGDAENQTGTSYSVEVSLSRASQQFNLWGILGLVLVIVLGTGTAWLMAGRALKPVQDLSSAIREVSGGDLSLRVDTDGRQDEIGQLSHSFNEMMDKVTESFERQKRFSANAAHELRTPLTTIQVGLEVLELEEQPSRPQMEKVLAVTRTNTSRMICLVEDLFHLSADESYVLDEEVSIDDLFGEIITELSHLIEDKRLMITSKISYGMKLKGSSTMLYRAMFNLVENAVKYSRNGGTISIASWEEEDTVVIHIADNGIGIAEDDLKHIFEPFYRVDRSRSRATGGSGLGLPLVKDIILRHEGSIEVESILDKGTSVTLQFNK from the coding sequence ATGCTGAAAAAATTGTCTCTCCGTGTACGGCTGACGCTTCTGTCTGCGCTTGTCACAGCCGGTATGGCAGTAGCACTGACAGTTGTGTTTCTAGTCAGTGCAGACCTTATATTTGTGCAGCAGCTGCCTAAGGATCTCATAGATGTTTCACAGACGGATGCTGATGCACACAATACTTTCACGGTAAAAGAGCGGAGAGCTTCCGTAACAGATGAGAAACCGGGTGATGCAGAGAACCAGACCGGTACCAGCTACAGCGTTGAAGTCAGCCTGAGCAGGGCCAGTCAGCAGTTTAATCTGTGGGGGATACTGGGACTTGTCCTGGTGATTGTTTTAGGAACCGGTACCGCCTGGCTGATGGCTGGACGCGCCCTCAAACCGGTACAGGACTTGTCTTCTGCGATCAGGGAAGTCAGCGGTGGCGATCTTTCTTTGCGCGTAGATACGGATGGCAGACAAGATGAAATCGGACAGCTCTCACATTCTTTTAATGAGATGATGGATAAGGTCACAGAATCTTTTGAACGGCAAAAGCGTTTCTCTGCCAATGCGGCACATGAACTTCGTACTCCGCTGACCACAATCCAGGTAGGGCTGGAGGTACTTGAACTGGAGGAGCAGCCTTCCAGGCCTCAGATGGAAAAAGTGCTGGCAGTGACCAGAACAAATACAAGCCGGATGATCTGCCTTGTAGAAGACTTATTCCATTTGTCAGCTGACGAAAGCTACGTACTGGATGAAGAAGTATCCATCGATGATCTGTTTGGTGAAATCATAACAGAGCTGTCACATCTGATTGAAGACAAGCGCCTGATGATTACTTCTAAAATCTCATATGGTATGAAACTTAAAGGGAGCAGTACCATGCTCTACCGTGCTATGTTTAATCTGGTAGAAAATGCTGTGAAATACAGCCGTAATGGCGGAACGATTTCCATTGCCTCCTGGGAGGAGGAGGATACAGTTGTCATTCATATCGCTGACAACGGGATTGGTATCGCTGAAGACGATTTAAAACATATATTTGAACCGTTTTACCGTGTCGACCGTTCCCGTTCCCGAGCAACAGGAGGATCGGGTCTGGGACTTCCTCTGGTAAAGGACATTATCTTAAGGCATGAGGGCAGCATCGAGGTGGAGAGTATACTGGATAAGGGGACCTCTGTAACCCTGCAGTTTAATAAATAA
- a CDS encoding ABC transporter ATP-binding protein, producing the protein MFLAVNHIKKSFGLGDSLVEVLKGIDLELERGEFCVLLGPSGSGKSTLLNIIGGIDSADEGDICIDGERMADMKEKQLTRYRRKHLGYIFQMYNLIPNLTIRENIEVGAYLGEQPLDVDELLHTLGLYEHQRKLPNQLSGGQQQRTAIGRAIVKNPDILLCDEPTGALDYHTSKEILRLIEAVNQRYGNTVIMVTHNDAIKNMADRVVQLRDGMIRRNYRNENRISAKDLDW; encoded by the coding sequence ATGTTTCTTGCAGTCAACCATATTAAAAAATCGTTTGGTCTGGGTGACAGTCTTGTGGAGGTGCTAAAAGGAATTGACCTGGAACTGGAACGGGGGGAATTTTGTGTCCTGCTGGGACCATCCGGATCAGGCAAATCAACGCTTTTAAATATCATCGGAGGGATTGACAGTGCCGATGAAGGGGATATCTGTATCGACGGGGAACGTATGGCAGATATGAAAGAAAAGCAGCTGACACGCTACCGGCGTAAACACCTGGGATATATTTTTCAGATGTACAATCTGATTCCCAATCTGACGATTCGGGAAAATATAGAAGTGGGAGCCTATCTTGGAGAACAGCCGCTGGATGTCGATGAGCTGCTTCATACGCTGGGACTGTATGAACACCAGAGAAAGCTTCCCAATCAGCTTTCCGGGGGACAGCAGCAGCGGACGGCAATCGGCAGGGCAATTGTGAAGAATCCTGATATTCTGCTGTGTGATGAGCCGACAGGAGCGCTGGATTACCATACCTCAAAAGAGATTCTCAGGCTGATCGAGGCGGTTAACCAAAGATACGGCAATACCGTTATTATGGTCACTCACAACGATGCAATTAAAAACATGGCAGACCGGGTCGTACAGCTCAGAGACGGCATGATCCGCAGGAATTACCGAAACGAAAACAGAATCTCTGCAAAAGATCTGGATTGGTAA
- a CDS encoding ABC transporter permease — MKNPLTKRLPRELRGEFGKYLVIFLLILGSIGFVSGFLVADGSMLIAYEESFEKYNIEDGNFRLEKEANRAQKKTIQASGVTLYENFYTEEALTNGSTLRIFKNREQVNRICLMEGKMPAADDEIAIDRMYADNNHIVVGDTITGEKRSWKVTGLAALSDYSCLFSDNNDTMFDSVKFGVGVVAQQGFTEFKKEELFYSYSWKYLNEPADEIHEKEMSEDLMKVVSRETKLKDFVPRYLNQAIQFTGDDMGSDKAMMLALLYIVIAIMAFVFGITVSNTISREANVIGTLRASGYTKSELLRHYMAMPILVTVIGAVVGNLLGYTVFKGICVNMYYGSYSLPSYVTKWNGEAFLLTTAVPLVLMAIVNMIVLGRKLTLSPLKFLRRDLSRKKQKRAVPLSFKIPFFSRFRLRVVFQNMSNYAVLFVGILFANLLLMFGLIFPSVLDHYQEEIKDNLLSNYQYLLQVPLSAGDDDHKLENLMSLMYFQYLTETENEDAEKFSVYSLNTLGEQYKSEEILLYGLTSGSQYIPLEFKGSGVYISSAYSDKYGVKQGDVIRLKEAYEDTVYEFQVAGIYDYQGGLAVFMDQKLLNRTFELGDEYFGGYFSDTEITDIDDQYIASVIDLESLTKISRQLDVSMGSMMTLVDAFAVIMFMILIYLLSKIIIEKNAQSISMAKILGYTNGEISRLYIVSTSIVVVMFLLISLPIEYWIMVFMFRAIMMSSISGWIPFYVDSVIYIKMLALGTVTYGAVAALEYRRVRKVPMDEALKNVE; from the coding sequence ATGAAAAATCCATTGACAAAACGTCTTCCCCGTGAACTGAGAGGGGAATTCGGAAAATATCTGGTCATATTTCTGCTGATACTGGGATCCATTGGATTCGTGTCCGGCTTTCTGGTGGCAGACGGCAGCATGCTTATTGCATACGAGGAGAGTTTTGAAAAATACAATATCGAGGACGGTAATTTTCGGCTGGAAAAGGAAGCAAACCGTGCACAGAAAAAGACGATTCAGGCATCCGGGGTCACCCTCTATGAGAACTTTTACACGGAGGAGGCGTTGACAAACGGCAGTACTCTCCGCATTTTTAAGAACCGTGAACAGGTAAACAGGATATGCCTGATGGAAGGAAAAATGCCGGCTGCAGACGATGAGATTGCGATTGACCGTATGTATGCGGACAACAACCACATCGTGGTGGGTGATACCATCACCGGCGAAAAACGTTCGTGGAAGGTGACAGGACTGGCTGCTCTTTCCGATTACAGCTGCCTGTTTTCGGATAATAACGATACGATGTTTGACTCTGTGAAATTTGGGGTTGGTGTCGTTGCTCAGCAGGGGTTCACCGAATTTAAGAAGGAGGAACTCTTTTACAGCTATTCCTGGAAATATCTGAATGAACCTGCAGATGAAATACACGAGAAGGAAATGTCTGAAGATCTGATGAAAGTGGTGAGCCGCGAAACAAAGCTGAAGGATTTTGTCCCGCGTTACCTCAATCAGGCGATTCAGTTTACCGGAGATGATATGGGGAGCGACAAGGCAATGATGCTGGCACTCCTGTACATCGTCATTGCGATCATGGCGTTTGTGTTCGGCATAACCGTAAGCAACACGATCAGCCGGGAGGCGAATGTGATCGGCACTCTGCGTGCCTCCGGTTACACGAAGAGTGAACTGCTCCGCCATTACATGGCGATGCCCATTCTTGTAACGGTTATCGGCGCCGTCGTCGGAAATCTGCTGGGATATACGGTATTTAAGGGAATCTGTGTGAACATGTATTATGGCAGCTACAGCCTGCCGTCCTATGTGACGAAATGGAACGGTGAGGCATTCCTGCTGACGACGGCGGTTCCCCTGGTTTTAATGGCCATTGTGAATATGATCGTTTTAGGCCGGAAACTAACACTGTCACCACTCAAGTTTCTTCGCCGGGACCTGAGCCGGAAGAAACAAAAACGGGCGGTCCCTTTGAGTTTTAAGATCCCGTTCTTCTCACGCTTCCGCCTGAGAGTTGTATTCCAGAACATGAGTAACTACGCGGTGCTGTTTGTCGGCATTCTTTTTGCCAATCTGCTTTTGATGTTCGGACTGATCTTTCCGTCTGTACTGGATCATTATCAGGAGGAGATTAAAGATAATCTGCTCAGCAATTACCAGTATCTGCTGCAGGTTCCCCTGAGCGCCGGGGATGATGATCACAAGCTGGAAAATCTGATGTCCCTGATGTATTTTCAGTACCTGACAGAGACAGAGAACGAAGATGCAGAGAAGTTCAGTGTCTATTCCCTGAATACACTGGGAGAACAGTACAAAAGTGAAGAGATCCTTCTCTATGGACTGACTTCCGGGAGTCAGTATATCCCGCTGGAATTCAAAGGATCCGGAGTCTATATTTCTTCTGCGTATTCCGATAAATACGGTGTGAAACAGGGTGACGTCATTCGCCTGAAAGAGGCGTACGAGGATACGGTATATGAATTTCAGGTGGCAGGAATCTATGATTATCAGGGCGGACTGGCGGTATTTATGGACCAGAAGCTTTTAAACCGTACATTTGAACTGGGTGACGAATATTTTGGTGGTTATTTTTCCGATACAGAGATCACGGATATCGATGATCAATATATCGCTTCCGTGATCGATCTGGAAAGTCTGACGAAGATATCGAGGCAGCTGGATGTATCCATGGGCAGCATGATGACTCTGGTTGATGCGTTTGCTGTGATCATGTTTATGATACTGATCTATCTGCTGTCAAAGATCATCATCGAAAAGAACGCCCAGTCCATTTCCATGGCAAAGATCCTTGGATATACAAACGGCGAAATCAGCCGCCTGTATATCGTATCCACATCCATCGTAGTGGTAATGTTTCTCCTGATCAGCCTTCCGATCGAATACTGGATCATGGTATTCATGTTTCGGGCGATTATGATGAGCAGCATCAGCGGGTGGATTCCGTTTTATGTGGATTCTGTGATCTATATTAAGATGCTGGCTCTGGGAACTGTGACTTACGGAGCAGTTGCTGCGCTGGAATACAGGAGGGTCAGAAAAGTTCCTATGGATGAAGCACTGAAAAATGTGGAATAG
- a CDS encoding SDR family oxidoreductase, with protein sequence MKRLQNKVALVTSASKGIGLACALRLAEEGAKVYMGVRRMEDTQKICDEYKDQGFEMIPVFFEAMQEESYASMIDDVMTQAGRLDILVNNFGVGRPSEDLDLIRSSEKAFFDLLHLNLGSVYRISKLAIPHMIKNHQGSIINISSIGGSIPDVTRIGYGVSKAAVNNITQQIALQYARENIRCNAVLPGLTATDAAMNSMPDSFVASFLSHVPLNRMGKPEDMANAALFFASEESSYITGHILEVAGGYGLGTPQYADVVGRA encoded by the coding sequence ATGAAAAGACTGCAGAATAAAGTTGCCCTCGTGACCTCAGCTTCAAAGGGAATCGGTCTTGCCTGTGCGTTAAGGCTGGCAGAAGAAGGCGCAAAGGTATATATGGGAGTCCGAAGAATGGAAGACACGCAGAAAATCTGTGATGAATATAAAGATCAGGGCTTCGAGATGATACCCGTATTTTTTGAGGCAATGCAGGAAGAAAGCTATGCTTCCATGATAGATGATGTGATGACACAGGCGGGAAGGCTGGATATTCTCGTCAATAATTTTGGCGTCGGCAGACCCTCTGAGGATCTGGATCTCATCCGCAGCTCAGAAAAAGCATTCTTTGACCTGCTGCATCTGAATCTGGGAAGTGTATACCGCATCTCAAAGCTGGCGATCCCGCACATGATAAAAAACCACCAGGGAAGTATTATCAATATTTCTTCCATCGGCGGTTCTATCCCTGATGTGACAAGAATTGGTTACGGCGTATCCAAAGCCGCCGTCAATAATATCACGCAGCAGATCGCGCTCCAGTATGCACGGGAGAATATCCGCTGCAATGCAGTTCTTCCCGGCCTTACGGCCACAGATGCGGCTATGAATTCCATGCCGGATTCTTTTGTCGCATCCTTTTTGTCACATGTTCCATTGAACCGCATGGGCAAACCGGAAGATATGGCAAATGCCGCTCTGTTTTTTGCCAGTGAGGAATCCTCCTATATCACCGGTCACATCCTGGAGGTAGCAGGCGGCTACGGCCTGGGGACACCTCAGTATGCAGATGTAGTCGGCAGAGCATAA
- a CDS encoding MFS transporter translates to MAEKRLHYAWYVLLGIILIRGFAGGGINMTSGLFLLPVSQDIGVGIGSLSLYLSISSVVLVLFLPFAGKLINQYDIRVMALAGAALQSLSFAACGLMNNIYGWYLLAVPQAMGAAIVVNLLGPILINRWFSRNVGLMLGIQMACVSLFGAILQPVTSFVIAGRGWRTAYFMVGGITFIVIILSAIILLRNSPKDLGMKPYGDEEKREQEKGARGPRLEIDEKTALHSISFYLLLVFMIAITGVGVFVQHIPTYGLMLGYSTQATGMALAFASIGSSIGSVAIGMISDRIGSLKTCFLVIAIGLIAAMGFLFSSQSFLIFGISTFMHGLVSAGVMVLAPILTLTFYGQKDYEKIYAKVSMGAPLASILLVPAYGFIYDIMNNYRPVLFWIIFLLLISACCIAAGWKNRCTIEGCPTWRRRK, encoded by the coding sequence ATGGCAGAAAAAAGATTACATTATGCATGGTATGTTTTGCTGGGGATCATATTGATCCGGGGATTCGCAGGAGGCGGCATCAATATGACTTCCGGACTCTTTTTACTGCCGGTATCACAGGATATCGGAGTCGGCATCGGAAGCCTCTCGCTTTATTTGAGTATCTCATCCGTGGTACTGGTGCTATTTTTGCCTTTTGCGGGAAAACTGATCAATCAATATGATATTCGCGTGATGGCATTGGCGGGAGCTGCGCTCCAGTCTCTTTCCTTTGCCGCATGCGGACTTATGAACAATATATATGGCTGGTATCTTCTTGCAGTACCTCAGGCCATGGGGGCGGCAATTGTGGTAAATCTTCTCGGACCAATCCTGATCAACCGGTGGTTTTCCAGAAATGTAGGACTGATGCTGGGCATCCAGATGGCATGTGTCAGTCTGTTTGGCGCCATTCTTCAGCCGGTCACATCTTTTGTTATTGCAGGACGTGGATGGAGAACTGCATATTTTATGGTGGGAGGCATTACATTTATCGTCATTATCCTGTCCGCCATCATACTGCTGCGCAATTCACCAAAAGACCTCGGGATGAAGCCATACGGAGACGAAGAAAAGCGTGAACAGGAGAAAGGAGCCCGGGGGCCCCGGCTGGAAATAGATGAAAAAACTGCGCTGCATTCGATTTCGTTCTATCTGCTGCTGGTGTTTATGATCGCAATTACCGGTGTCGGTGTATTTGTTCAGCACATCCCCACGTATGGTCTTATGCTTGGCTACTCCACCCAGGCCACGGGGATGGCACTGGCCTTTGCCTCGATCGGAAGCTCCATCGGTTCCGTTGCCATCGGTATGATCAGCGACCGCATAGGGAGTCTGAAGACCTGCTTTTTAGTGATCGCAATCGGGCTGATCGCAGCAATGGGATTTCTGTTCAGCTCACAGAGCTTTCTGATCTTTGGTATATCGACATTTATGCATGGACTGGTGAGTGCGGGTGTTATGGTTCTGGCACCCATATTGACACTGACTTTCTACGGGCAGAAAGATTACGAAAAGATATATGCCAAGGTATCCATGGGCGCTCCCCTGGCGTCCATACTGCTGGTTCCGGCCTATGGATTTATCTATGACATCATGAACAACTACCGGCCGGTTCTGTTCTGGATCATTTTCTTACTCCTGATCTCTGCATGCTGTATAGCGGCAGGGTGGAAAAACCGTTGTACGATCGAAGGCTGTCCCACATGGAGGCGCAGAAAATAG
- a CDS encoding DnaJ C-terminal domain-containing protein, producing MILTKKDYYETLGINRDADAAAIKKAYRKLAKKYHPDTNAGNARAEQMFKDVTEAYTILSDPDSKKLYDQFGHAAFDGSAPDSSAYDSPGGSYQEYHFEDGTMDDILSGLFGSRFHGGSSENFKYRGYRGSDFDFRRKGADLHSDVFISFDEAAFGCDKVIRLQEPNGSVRSLKIHVPAGIETGKSIRLRGKGMPGTNGGGDGDLLLLVTVGEKNGYERKGMDVYTTTAIPFTTAVFGGEVRVPTLYGDVMCKIQEGTQSGTKIRLRGKGIVSMKQPNVYGDQYVTVQIQVPKNLNHEARQKLKEYESVSQNKGQKRTGAA from the coding sequence ATGATATTGACAAAGAAAGACTATTATGAAACTCTGGGCATTAACAGAGATGCAGATGCGGCTGCAATAAAAAAAGCCTATCGAAAACTTGCAAAGAAATACCATCCGGATACGAATGCGGGGAATGCCCGGGCGGAACAGATGTTTAAAGATGTGACGGAAGCGTATACCATCCTGAGTGATCCGGACAGCAAAAAGCTGTATGACCAGTTTGGACACGCAGCATTTGATGGCAGTGCACCGGATTCCAGTGCATATGACAGTCCGGGTGGCAGTTATCAGGAATATCATTTTGAGGACGGTACGATGGATGATATCTTGAGCGGTCTGTTCGGCAGCAGGTTTCACGGCGGTTCTTCCGAAAATTTCAAGTATCGCGGTTACAGAGGCAGTGATTTTGATTTCCGCAGAAAAGGCGCTGACCTGCACTCAGATGTATTCATCAGTTTTGATGAAGCCGCATTTGGGTGCGATAAAGTGATCCGTCTGCAGGAACCGAACGGTTCCGTCAGATCCCTGAAGATTCACGTTCCGGCAGGTATCGAGACAGGCAAAAGTATTCGTCTGCGCGGAAAGGGGATGCCCGGGACTAACGGCGGAGGAGACGGGGATTTATTGCTGCTGGTGACAGTTGGAGAAAAAAACGGCTATGAGAGAAAGGGAATGGATGTCTATACAACGACAGCGATCCCATTCACAACCGCCGTATTCGGAGGCGAAGTCCGGGTACCGACACTCTATGGAGATGTTATGTGTAAGATACAGGAGGGTACCCAGTCAGGGACAAAGATCAGACTTCGCGGGAAGGGTATTGTCTCTATGAAACAGCCAAATGTCTATGGGGACCAGTACGTCACTGTTCAGATACAGGTTCCTAAAAATCTGAATCATGAAGCAAGACAGAAATTAAAGGAATACGAATCAGTCTCCCAAAACAAAGGGCAGAAACGTACAGGGGCCGCCTAG
- a CDS encoding C39 family peptidase has product MNRFKKLWQTALLCACVVVIAVSKNTTSHSQPEREASENERQREETVKPSEEGERTDDMPEETTEETTEERIARLRNILPGVASLDIQPILQNPELPTGCESVSLTMALEFLGFELEKTTIADQYLIRSTTNFAEGYVGDPYSDHGAGIFPPGLTETANGFLKVHDSGMSAYDITGVEFEELYSYIAAGYPVLIWSTMYYDEPQFAGAFSTAGDRTYEWYNNEHCIVLGGYDLTQNTAILFDPLRDTQVMEIPDMKYLYDAVGKYAVVIY; this is encoded by the coding sequence ATGAACAGGTTTAAAAAATTGTGGCAGACAGCACTGCTGTGTGCCTGTGTGGTTGTGATAGCAGTTTCAAAAAACACCACCTCTCATTCACAGCCCGAAAGAGAGGCTTCAGAGAACGAAAGACAGAGAGAGGAAACAGTGAAGCCGTCTGAGGAAGGAGAACGTACTGATGATATGCCAGAAGAAACCACAGAAGAAACTACAGAAGAGCGCATTGCCCGGCTAAGAAACATACTCCCAGGCGTAGCGTCACTTGATATACAGCCAATCCTTCAGAATCCGGAACTTCCCACCGGGTGTGAAAGCGTGTCCCTTACCATGGCACTGGAATTCCTTGGATTTGAATTAGAAAAAACGACAATAGCAGATCAATACCTGATCAGGAGCACAACAAACTTCGCAGAGGGTTATGTGGGAGATCCCTATTCAGACCATGGTGCCGGCATCTTCCCACCAGGTCTGACAGAAACTGCAAATGGTTTCCTGAAAGTTCATGATTCAGGGATGAGCGCCTATGATATTACAGGTGTGGAGTTTGAAGAACTGTATTCTTACATTGCAGCAGGGTATCCGGTGCTGATATGGTCAACCATGTATTACGATGAGCCACAATTTGCAGGTGCTTTTTCAACGGCTGGCGACAGGACTTATGAGTGGTACAATAATGAACATTGCATCGTACTGGGTGGATACGACCTGACTCAGAATACGGCTATACTGTTTGACCCGCTGCGTGATACTCAGGTTATGGAGATTCCGGATATGAAGTACCTGTATGATGCAGTGGGAAAGTATGCTGTTGTCATATATTAG
- a CDS encoding GGDEF domain-containing protein yields MMEIKGNNEAYIETIYKLEQENSRLKHLAEIDWLTGLYNRGTIEQNINSYLKSGQPGTMFVFDLDYFKQVNDRYGHIIGDCLLQKIGDVLKKMYPRDSLIGRTGGDEFVVFLFGNHSEKTAENICTQLSERFRTIYLKNKLVVKLSMTIAWAKSADRISYKEIFDFADQKIVEKKQSRNAKNTRRYEECIMELEGIQLDMNLIAAEMGERKMTEGAYCQGYETFKGIYQLELRRMRRIQRDVYLILFTLLDKNNSFLALEERDKEMGVLGIGIQKNLRVGDVFTQYSSNQYLVMVTDANAANVEMISGRIRSAYYESHEGPVDHLMLYSSYPLNPKEK; encoded by the coding sequence ATGATGGAGATCAAGGGAAATAATGAGGCATACATAGAGACAATATATAAATTGGAGCAGGAAAACTCCAGACTTAAGCATCTTGCAGAAATAGACTGGCTTACAGGACTTTACAACAGGGGAACCATAGAACAGAACATTAACAGTTATCTGAAAAGCGGGCAGCCAGGTACAATGTTTGTTTTTGACCTGGATTACTTTAAACAGGTGAATGACCGTTACGGGCACATTATAGGAGATTGCCTGCTGCAAAAAATAGGTGATGTACTGAAAAAGATGTATCCGAGGGATAGTCTGATAGGCAGGACAGGCGGGGATGAATTTGTTGTATTCCTTTTTGGAAACCATTCGGAGAAAACAGCAGAAAATATCTGCACGCAGCTGAGTGAACGTTTCAGAACGATCTATTTAAAAAATAAGCTTGTGGTGAAACTGTCTATGACTATAGCATGGGCAAAAAGCGCAGATAGAATCAGCTACAAAGAAATATTTGATTTCGCAGATCAGAAGATCGTAGAAAAAAAGCAAAGCAGAAATGCGAAAAACACAAGAAGATATGAGGAGTGTATAATGGAGCTTGAAGGCATTCAGCTGGATATGAACCTGATAGCGGCGGAGATGGGTGAACGTAAAATGACCGAAGGTGCATATTGCCAGGGGTATGAGACATTTAAGGGGATTTATCAGCTGGAGCTGCGCCGAATGAGAAGAATACAGAGAGATGTATATCTTATATTGTTTACGCTGCTGGATAAAAATAATAGTTTTCTCGCTTTAGAAGAACGCGATAAAGAGATGGGAGTCCTGGGGATAGGAATCCAGAAAAACCTCAGGGTAGGAGATGTATTCACACAGTACAGCAGCAATCAGTATCTTGTTATGGTTACAGATGCCAATGCAGCTAATGTGGAAATGATATCAGGCCGTATCCGCAGCGCATATTATGAAAGCCATGAAGGTCCGGTAGACCATCTGATGCTGTACAGCAGTTATCCGCTGAATCCAAAAGAAAAATAA